From a single Bacillus pseudomycoides DSM 12442 genomic region:
- a CDS encoding DNA translocase FtsK, with protein sequence VEEAEEPTREVGAVEEAEEPTREVGAVEEAEESTREVEAVEEPEETLVAETFEEAKIAETAKESAEETAQVVVEKTTEQENLVSKAENNVSETSSAADEHTKEAVQNFANVLIEEAEEKQEVAVEQPVKQKEEPKREKKRHVPFNVVMLKQDRRKLIERHVAGMKTPQTPIKQAEEPVKVHEQPVQQVEEAPQGKAQTAQQIIVETQVEEKPVEQVIVETREEERPAQQVVVGTQEEEKPVERVAVENQVTEEPVQQTEMKAPVASAGVQEKAYVIARRENDMRNVLQTPPEYAMPPLTLLTIPSQSTLDNTEWLEEQKELLDTTFNNFHVGAHVINVSQGPAVTRFEVQPDPGVKVNKITNLSDDIKLSLAAKDIRIEAPIPGKSAIGIEVPNKESKPVFLREILRSPVFTKSESPLTVALGLDISGAPIVTDIRKMPHGLIAGATGSGKSVCINAILTSILYKAKPHEVKLMLIDPKMVELAPYNSIPHLVAPVITDVKAATAALKWAVEEMERRYELFAHVGARDLTRYNTIVSSREIPGEALPYIVIVIDELADLMMVAPGDVEEAICRIAQKARACGIHLLVATQRPSVDVITGLIKSNIPTRIAFTVSSQVDSRTIIDIGGAEKLLGRGDMLFLGNGTSKPVRVQGVYVSDDEIEKTVEHVKKQMKSNYLFKQEDLLAKTEQHEAEDELFFDACQFVVEQGGASTSSVQRKFRIGYNRAARLIEEMEAQGIISEARGTKPRDVLISEDEFAAMQETNV encoded by the coding sequence AAGTGGAAGAAGCTGAAGAACCAACGCGGGAAGTTGGAGCGGTTGAAGAAGCTGAAGAACCAACGCGGGAAGTTGGAGCGGTGGAAGAAGCTGAAGAATCAACGCGGGAAGTTGAAGCAGTGGAGGAACCCGAAGAAACGCTGGTAGCAGAAACATTTGAAGAAGCAAAAATTGCCGAAACAGCGAAAGAGTCTGCAGAAGAAACGGCTCAAGTAGTAGTTGAAAAAACGACAGAACAAGAGAATTTGGTTTCTAAAGCGGAAAACAATGTTTCAGAAACATCTTCAGCAGCAGACGAGCACACGAAGGAAGCAGTTCAAAACTTTGCAAATGTATTAATCGAAGAGGCAGAAGAAAAGCAAGAAGTTGCTGTGGAACAGCCTGTTAAGCAAAAAGAAGAACCGAAACGTGAGAAAAAGCGTCATGTGCCGTTTAATGTTGTGATGTTAAAACAAGATAGAAGAAAGTTAATAGAGAGACATGTGGCAGGAATGAAAACGCCGCAGACTCCTATAAAACAAGCTGAAGAACCAGTAAAGGTGCACGAGCAGCCTGTACAACAAGTGGAAGAAGCACCACAAGGAAAAGCGCAAACTGCACAGCAAATTATAGTGGAAACTCAAGTGGAAGAGAAACCAGTAGAACAAGTTATAGTGGAAACTCGAGAAGAAGAGAGACCAGCACAGCAAGTAGTGGTGGGAACTCAAGAAGAAGAGAAACCAGTAGAACGAGTGGCAGTGGAAAATCAAGTAACAGAGGAGCCAGTTCAACAAACGGAAATGAAGGCACCTGTTGCAAGTGCAGGAGTACAAGAGAAAGCATACGTTATAGCGCGAAGAGAGAATGATATGCGTAATGTACTGCAAACACCGCCTGAATATGCTATGCCACCATTAACACTATTGACGATTCCAAGTCAGTCGACATTAGATAATACGGAATGGTTAGAAGAACAGAAAGAATTATTAGATACGACGTTTAATAATTTCCATGTTGGGGCTCATGTTATCAATGTTTCACAAGGACCAGCTGTAACGCGCTTCGAAGTACAACCTGATCCGGGTGTGAAAGTAAATAAAATCACAAATTTAAGTGATGATATTAAGCTGAGTTTAGCTGCAAAAGATATTCGAATTGAAGCACCGATTCCAGGGAAGAGTGCCATCGGAATTGAGGTTCCGAATAAAGAAAGTAAGCCTGTATTCCTGCGAGAAATTTTGAGAAGTCCTGTGTTCACGAAAAGTGAATCACCGCTTACAGTTGCGCTTGGACTTGATATTTCTGGTGCTCCAATTGTAACGGATATAAGGAAGATGCCGCATGGACTGATCGCTGGTGCGACTGGTTCAGGGAAAAGTGTCTGTATTAACGCGATTTTAACAAGTATTTTATATAAAGCGAAACCACATGAAGTGAAGCTGATGTTGATTGATCCGAAAATGGTTGAGCTTGCACCATATAATTCTATTCCCCATCTTGTAGCACCTGTTATTACAGATGTGAAAGCAGCTACAGCAGCGTTAAAATGGGCTGTAGAAGAGATGGAACGCCGTTATGAATTGTTTGCGCATGTTGGTGCACGTGATTTAACTCGTTATAATACCATCGTAAGTAGCCGAGAAATCCCAGGTGAAGCATTGCCGTACATTGTTATTGTAATTGATGAGTTAGCCGATTTAATGATGGTTGCTCCTGGTGATGTAGAGGAAGCAATTTGCCGCATTGCACAAAAAGCACGTGCTTGTGGTATTCACTTATTAGTTGCAACGCAGCGTCCGTCTGTGGATGTTATTACAGGATTGATTAAATCAAACATTCCAACGCGTATTGCGTTTACAGTATCATCTCAAGTAGATTCACGTACAATCATTGATATTGGAGGAGCGGAAAAATTACTTGGTCGCGGTGATATGCTATTTTTAGGAAACGGTACGTCAAAACCCGTCCGTGTACAAGGGGTATACGTATCGGATGATGAAATTGAAAAAACAGTTGAACATGTGAAAAAGCAAATGAAGTCCAACTATTTATTTAAGCAAGAGGATTTATTGGCGAAAACAGAACAACATGAAGCCGAAGATGAACTGTTTTTTGATGCATGTCAATTTGTTGTAGAACAAGGGGGAGCGTCCACATCTTCTGTACAGAGAAAATTCCGCATCGGTTATAATCGTGCGGCACGTCTTATTGAAGAGATGGAAGCACAAGGAATTATATCTGAAGCACGGGGAACAAAACCGAGAGATGTCCTTATTTCAGAGGATGAATTTGCTGCTATGCAGGAAACGAATGTATAG
- a CDS encoding nicotinate phosphoribosyltransferase, protein MKEIELKLKGEINRLTNKTFKFDERVGEGWFSAVYFLKTRDIIQEFRPKSVVTMQFFQKEHAILCGTDEVLALLQTFAEHPEELEIHSLKDGDNINPFETVLTISGPYEYFGFLEGVIDGILARRTSVATNVYNVVQAARSGEKEKPVIFMGDRDDHYTQQAGDGYAAYIGGMSAQATHAMNEWWGKSGMGTMPHALIQMFNGDVVEAAKAYYKKFPEDDLVVLIDYNNDVITDGLRVAREFGSELKGVRIDTSRTMIDQYFIRHPEVLGTFDPRGVNPSLVFALRKALDEEGFQHVNIVVTGGFDEKRIHEFEAQNVPVDLYGVGSSLLKMNIGFTGDNVELNGKPEAKAGRKYRPNPRLERVQLEKREDM, encoded by the coding sequence ATGAAAGAAATTGAATTAAAATTAAAAGGTGAAATCAATCGACTAACAAATAAAACATTTAAATTTGATGAACGAGTTGGGGAAGGTTGGTTCTCTGCCGTTTACTTTTTAAAAACTCGTGACATTATTCAAGAATTTCGCCCGAAAAGTGTTGTGACAATGCAATTTTTCCAAAAGGAACATGCGATACTTTGCGGAACAGATGAAGTATTAGCATTGTTACAAACATTTGCTGAACATCCGGAAGAGCTTGAAATCCATTCTTTAAAAGATGGGGACAATATTAATCCATTTGAAACAGTTTTAACAATCTCTGGACCTTATGAATATTTCGGGTTTTTAGAAGGTGTAATCGATGGGATTTTAGCTCGTCGTACATCTGTTGCAACAAATGTATATAATGTTGTACAAGCTGCTCGCAGCGGTGAAAAAGAAAAACCGGTTATTTTCATGGGAGACCGTGATGATCATTATACACAGCAAGCTGGTGATGGATATGCGGCGTATATTGGTGGTATGAGTGCACAAGCAACGCATGCAATGAATGAATGGTGGGGCAAGAGTGGAATGGGGACAATGCCTCACGCATTGATTCAAATGTTTAATGGAGATGTTGTAGAAGCTGCAAAAGCGTACTATAAAAAGTTTCCAGAGGATGATTTAGTTGTACTGATTGACTACAATAATGATGTGATTACAGATGGTCTTCGTGTTGCACGTGAATTCGGCTCAGAATTAAAAGGTGTACGCATTGATACATCACGTACAATGATTGATCAGTATTTCATTCGTCATCCAGAAGTACTTGGCACATTTGACCCTCGTGGTGTAAATCCATCCCTTGTTTTCGCGCTCCGTAAAGCGCTTGATGAAGAAGGGTTCCAGCATGTAAATATTGTTGTAACTGGTGGATTTGATGAAAAACGTATTCATGAATTTGAAGCGCAAAATGTTCCTGTAGATCTATACGGAGTGGGCAGCAGTTTATTAAAAATGAACATTGGTTTTACAGGTGATAATGTAGAATTAAATGGAAAACCAGAAGCGAAAGCTGGACGTAAATATCGTCCAAACCCACGTTTAGAGCGTGTTCAATTAGAAAAAAGAGAAGATATGTAA
- the murC gene encoding UDP-N-acetylmuramate--L-alanine ligase encodes MTVYHFVGIKGTGMSSLAQILHDMKHTVQGSDFEKRFFTQVALEKRGISILPFDKNNVKEGQVIIAGNAFPDTHEEIVAAKELNIPVHRYHHFLGNLMSKYTSVAVTGAHGKTSTTGLLAHVMQGAHPTSYLIGDGTGHGVENSKYFVFEACEYRRHFLSYYPDYAIMTNIDFDHPDYFTDINDVFSAFQEMALQVKKGIIACGDDEELQKIQAKVPVIFYGFGEDNDFQARNIQKRTDGTVFDVFVRNTYYETFKITGYGNHSVLNALAVIALCHYENVDVEAVKHQLTTFGGVKRRFNEKPMGEQVIIDDYAHHPTEINATIEAARQKHPEREIVAVFQPHTFSRTEKFLDEFAESLSKADQVYLCDIFGSARENKGDLTIQDLQKRIDGAELITDTTTNVLKKHKNGVLIFMGAGDIQKFEAAYVKEVQVAEK; translated from the coding sequence ATGACAGTTTACCATTTTGTAGGAATTAAAGGAACAGGAATGAGTTCATTAGCACAAATTCTTCATGACATGAAGCATACTGTTCAAGGTTCTGATTTTGAAAAACGTTTCTTTACACAAGTAGCTTTGGAAAAGCGTGGTATCTCCATCCTTCCTTTTGATAAAAATAATGTAAAAGAAGGACAAGTGATTATCGCAGGAAATGCGTTCCCTGATACGCATGAAGAGATTGTAGCAGCGAAAGAGTTAAATATCCCAGTACACCGTTACCATCATTTTTTAGGGAATCTTATGAGTAAGTATACAAGTGTTGCTGTAACAGGTGCACATGGAAAAACATCAACAACCGGCTTGTTAGCCCATGTAATGCAAGGTGCACACCCAACGTCTTACCTTATTGGAGATGGAACAGGGCATGGGGTAGAAAATAGTAAGTATTTTGTGTTTGAGGCATGTGAGTACCGTCGTCATTTCTTGTCTTACTATCCAGACTATGCAATTATGACAAATATTGATTTTGACCATCCGGATTACTTTACAGACATTAATGATGTATTTAGTGCATTCCAAGAGATGGCACTTCAAGTGAAAAAAGGAATCATTGCATGTGGTGATGATGAAGAACTGCAAAAAATTCAAGCGAAAGTACCTGTTATTTTCTATGGATTTGGTGAAGATAATGATTTCCAAGCACGTAACATCCAAAAGAGAACAGATGGTACTGTATTTGATGTGTTCGTTCGTAATACGTATTATGAAACATTCAAAATTACAGGTTACGGCAATCACAGCGTATTAAATGCATTAGCAGTTATCGCGCTTTGTCACTATGAAAATGTTGATGTAGAAGCAGTAAAACATCAATTGACAACGTTTGGAGGCGTAAAACGTCGCTTTAATGAAAAACCGATGGGAGAACAGGTCATCATCGATGATTATGCACACCATCCGACAGAAATTAACGCAACGATTGAAGCTGCTCGTCAAAAGCATCCAGAGCGTGAAATTGTCGCTGTATTCCAGCCACACACATTCTCACGTACTGAAAAGTTCTTAGATGAGTTCGCGGAAAGCCTAAGCAAGGCTGATCAAGTATACCTATGTGATATTTTCGGATCAGCACGTGAAAACAAAGGTGACTTAACAATTCAAGATCTGCAAAAGCGTATTGATGGTGCAGAATTGATTACCGATACAACAACGAATGTATTAAAGAAACATAAAAACGGCGTTCTTATTTTCATGGGCGCAGGTGATATTCAAAAATTCGAAGCGGCTTACGTGAAAGAAGTGCAAGTTGCGGAGAAGTAA
- a CDS encoding DMT family transporter — MSIVVEWSLYGVLGKKFIKVGSQRQTTTYTMTVGVLAFIIVSFMQQSVVAIPEIPLLAWLSILFMAIGISVLGYLWWNKGIAQIGAEKTSLFFNLVPVVTMLVSFVEGVSITISQCLGMILVITGVLYSSGFLAIKSKKESVNI, encoded by the coding sequence ATGTCAATTGTTGTAGAATGGTCGCTATATGGTGTACTAGGTAAAAAATTTATTAAAGTTGGTAGTCAAAGACAAACAACGACATATACAATGACTGTTGGAGTGCTTGCTTTCATCATTGTGTCCTTTATGCAACAGAGTGTAGTAGCGATTCCAGAAATTCCTCTATTAGCATGGTTATCTATTTTATTTATGGCAATTGGAATAAGCGTGCTTGGTTATCTTTGGTGGAATAAAGGAATCGCGCAAATTGGGGCAGAAAAAACCTCTTTGTTCTTTAACTTAGTTCCCGTTGTTACAATGCTTGTTTCTTTTGTAGAAGGAGTGAGTATCACAATCTCGCAATGTTTAGGGATGATTTTAGTCATTACAGGTGTTCTATATTCTTCCGGTTTTCTTGCTATAAAATCCAAAAAAGAAAGTGTGAATATATAA
- a CDS encoding GNAT family N-acetyltransferase, whose amino-acid sequence MFTLRVDDEIKLQLLEKHHKEELYQLVDQNREHLRKWLPWVDGTKSADAYDEILPMWLKKYADGNGFETGIRYKGKLVGMVGIHEVNWAKKATSLGYYLAEEAGGKGIMTRSVKAVLRYAFEELKLNKIEIRCGVENQKSRAIPERLGFKLDGVMRDEEWLYDHFHDLAVYSLLASEWKEIR is encoded by the coding sequence ATGTTTACACTTCGAGTCGATGATGAAATCAAACTTCAATTGTTAGAAAAACATCATAAAGAAGAATTGTATCAATTAGTAGATCAAAACAGGGAGCATTTAAGAAAATGGCTTCCATGGGTAGATGGGACAAAATCTGCTGATGCATATGACGAAATTCTTCCGATGTGGCTAAAGAAATATGCGGATGGAAACGGTTTTGAAACAGGTATACGTTATAAAGGAAAGCTCGTTGGAATGGTCGGTATTCACGAGGTGAACTGGGCTAAGAAAGCAACAAGTCTTGGATACTACCTTGCAGAAGAAGCAGGTGGAAAAGGAATTATGACAAGGAGTGTAAAAGCGGTGCTTCGCTATGCGTTTGAAGAACTAAAATTGAATAAGATAGAAATCCGTTGTGGGGTAGAGAATCAGAAAAGCCGTGCGATTCCGGAGCGACTTGGCTTTAAGTTAGATGGAGTTATGCGTGATGAAGAGTGGCTTTATGACCATTTCCATGATCTTGCTGTGTATAGTTTACTAGCTTCAGAATGGAAGGAGATTCGATGA
- a CDS encoding GNAT family N-acetyltransferase translates to MSDTIYIQSYESKYQSEVVDLIIHIQQKEYNVPITKEEQPDLQEIEQFYQRDNGSFWVATHDGKVVGTVALLDIGNQQVALRKMFVKKEFRGKVWNTASMLLQTAISWAKERELEGIYLGTTVQFLAAHRFYEKNGFQSMKVEELPGSFPVLQVDKKFYRYGL, encoded by the coding sequence ATGAGCGATACGATTTACATTCAGTCATATGAAAGTAAGTACCAATCTGAAGTAGTCGATTTAATTATTCACATTCAGCAAAAAGAATATAACGTACCAATTACAAAGGAAGAACAGCCAGATTTACAAGAAATTGAGCAGTTTTACCAAAGAGATAACGGAAGTTTCTGGGTAGCAACACATGATGGGAAAGTAGTTGGAACTGTAGCTTTATTAGATATTGGGAATCAACAAGTAGCCTTGAGGAAAATGTTTGTGAAAAAAGAATTTCGGGGCAAGGTGTGGAATACCGCGAGCATGTTACTCCAAACAGCTATCTCTTGGGCAAAAGAAAGAGAATTAGAAGGAATTTATTTAGGAACAACAGTACAGTTTTTAGCGGCACATCGTTTTTATGAGAAAAATGGATTTCAGAGTATGAAAGTGGAAGAGTTACCAGGGAGTTTTCCGGTGCTGCAGGTAGATAAGAAATTTTATAGGTATGGTTTGTGA
- a CDS encoding PH domain-containing protein — MKFPIQRSTPIMIFVSAMLILMVVWPSGMLIIDNGNWGSALIGMAICLIVNVPLVWDVFIKKHTVENGVLKYGILNEDVTLSDIRMVRQVGKSLEITTNRYKVHMIAMPTDKEKLLSLIQEANPHVKIDLKA; from the coding sequence ATGAAATTTCCTATCCAAAGAAGCACACCAATTATGATTTTTGTAAGTGCAATGTTGATCCTTATGGTTGTTTGGCCAAGCGGAATGCTGATTATAGACAATGGAAACTGGGGATCAGCACTGATTGGGATGGCAATTTGCCTCATTGTAAATGTCCCTCTTGTTTGGGATGTATTCATTAAGAAACATACAGTCGAAAATGGTGTATTGAAATATGGCATATTGAACGAAGACGTTACACTATCTGATATAAGAATGGTGCGTCAAGTTGGAAAATCACTCGAAATTACAACGAACCGATACAAAGTCCATATGATTGCTATGCCAACAGATAAAGAAAAGTTGTTGTCACTCATTCAAGAAGCGAACCCACATGTGAAAATAGATCTAAAAGCATAA
- a CDS encoding aminopeptidase: MKDPRIETLAHNLINYSIRLQKGEKVLIENFGLQKELVTALVKEAYAAGGFPFVSLKDHQVDRSLLMGATEEHFEQIAAYEASVMKDMDAYIGLRSGDNINEQADVPSERMKIHGQTVGKKVHRDIRVPKTRWVVLRYPNASMAQLAKMSTEAFEDFYFEVCNLDYGKMDKAMDNLVELMNKTDKVRLAGPGTDLTFSIKDIPAIKCSGHLNIPDGEVYSAPVRDSVNGTVSYNTPSPYNGYTFENVQLTFKNGQIVEATANDTERINKIFDTDEGARYVGEFAIGVNPYILHPMGDILFDEKIDGSFHFTPGQAYDDAWNGNNSNIHWDLVCIQRPEYGGGEIYFDDVLIRKDGRFVVPELEALNPENLK, from the coding sequence ATGAAAGATCCACGTATTGAAACTTTAGCACACAATTTAATTAACTACTCAATCCGCTTACAAAAAGGCGAAAAAGTATTGATTGAAAACTTTGGCTTGCAAAAAGAACTTGTAACTGCACTTGTAAAAGAAGCCTATGCAGCTGGTGGTTTCCCATTTGTTTCATTGAAAGATCATCAAGTCGATCGCTCATTATTAATGGGCGCTACTGAAGAACACTTCGAGCAAATCGCTGCATATGAAGCAAGCGTAATGAAAGATATGGACGCTTACATCGGTCTTCGCTCTGGCGATAACATTAACGAACAAGCCGACGTTCCAAGTGAACGCATGAAGATCCACGGTCAAACAGTTGGTAAAAAAGTTCATAGAGACATTCGTGTTCCAAAAACACGCTGGGTTGTTCTTCGCTACCCAAATGCATCTATGGCACAACTTGCAAAAATGAGCACAGAAGCATTCGAAGACTTCTACTTCGAAGTATGTAACTTGGATTATGGCAAAATGGATAAAGCAATGGATAACCTTGTTGAATTAATGAACAAAACAGATAAAGTTCGCCTTGCTGGTCCTGGAACTGACTTAACATTCTCCATTAAAGATATTCCAGCTATTAAATGCTCTGGTCATTTGAACATTCCAGACGGTGAAGTATACTCTGCACCAGTTCGCGATTCTGTTAACGGTACAGTTTCTTATAACACGCCATCACCTTACAACGGCTATACATTCGAAAACGTACAGCTTACATTTAAAAACGGTCAAATCGTTGAAGCAACTGCAAACGATACAGAACGCATTAACAAAATCTTCGATACAGATGAAGGTGCACGCTACGTTGGTGAATTTGCAATCGGCGTAAACCCATATATCTTACATCCAATGGGTGATATCCTATTTGATGAAAAAATCGACGGTAGCTTCCACTTTACACCTGGACAAGCTTATGACGATGCATGGAATGGCAACAACTCTAACATCCACTGGGATTTAGTATGCATCCAGCGCCCTGAATACGGCGGCGGTGAAATTTACTTCGACGACGTATTAATCCGTAAAGACGGTCGCTTCGTTGTACCTGAATTAGAAGCTTTAAATCCTGAGAACTTAAAATAA
- a CDS encoding DUF948 domain-containing protein gives MYNRRKYEKDKGSDEMQVLLYVSAAIAAVAFAILVIYTCRTLLSLQKTLENVASTLEGLEKQMQGISVETEQLLHKTNALADDIQQKSQSLNKVVEGVDGIGTTIHSLNTKLRNVSDSVTNEIENNADKVAQVVQWSSAAIEVYNHFRATRQEKKLEKAEKKLEKEEKKEKKEKRSRLPIRMRGE, from the coding sequence TTGTATAATAGGAGAAAGTATGAAAAAGATAAAGGAAGTGATGAAATGCAAGTTCTTTTATACGTAAGTGCAGCTATAGCTGCCGTTGCTTTTGCAATTTTAGTGATATATACATGTAGAACATTATTATCATTGCAGAAGACGTTAGAAAATGTTGCAAGTACATTAGAAGGCTTAGAGAAGCAAATGCAAGGGATAAGCGTAGAGACAGAACAATTATTACATAAGACGAATGCATTAGCTGATGATATTCAGCAGAAATCTCAGTCATTAAATAAAGTAGTAGAAGGCGTAGATGGAATTGGAACAACAATTCATTCTTTAAATACGAAACTTCGCAATGTATCAGATTCTGTAACAAATGAAATTGAAAATAATGCAGACAAAGTTGCACAAGTTGTACAATGGAGTAGTGCAGCGATTGAAGTGTATAATCATTTTCGTGCTACTAGACAAGAGAAGAAATTAGAAAAAGCTGAGAAGAAGCTAGAGAAGGAAGAGAAAAAAGAGAAAAAAGAGAAGCGCTCTAGACTTCCAATTCGTATGAGAGGTGAATAA
- the ytxJ gene encoding bacillithiol system redox-active protein YtxJ: MSMTKIETMEEFEALLETAEPYILFKHSTTCPISQGAYAEFEAYCQDTKETPTYYLYVQDARDVSNRIAEHFGIKHESPQVLYIKDGVAVWHTSHWNIKKQTLEENVK, translated from the coding sequence GTGAGCATGACAAAAATCGAAACAATGGAAGAGTTTGAAGCATTATTAGAAACAGCGGAACCATATATTCTTTTTAAACATAGTACAACATGTCCAATTAGCCAAGGAGCCTACGCAGAATTTGAGGCATATTGTCAAGATACAAAAGAAACACCTACTTATTATTTATACGTACAAGATGCAAGAGATGTTTCGAATCGTATTGCAGAGCACTTTGGTATTAAACATGAGTCGCCGCAAGTGCTATATATAAAAGATGGGGTAGCGGTATGGCATACATCCCATTGGAATATTAAGAAGCAAACTTTAGAAGAGAATGTGAAGTAG
- a CDS encoding bifunctional 3-deoxy-7-phosphoheptulonate synthase/chorismate mutase codes for MASQELDRLRSQIDQMNLQILELLNERGRLVQEVGKLKEVQGVKRFDPVRERNMLDLIAEKNDGPFETSTLQHIFKQIFQTSLELQEDDHRKALLVSRKTKPEDTIVDIKGEKIGDGNPHFIMGPCAVESYEQVRQVAEAMKEQGLKLMRGGAFKPRTSPYDFQGLGLEGLQILRQVADEYDLAVISEILNPNDIERALDYVDVIQIGARNMQNFDLLKAAGSVKKPVLLKRGLSATIEEFMYAAEYIIAQGNGDIILCERGIRTYEKATRNTLDISAVPILKKETHLPVVVDVTHSTGRRDLLLPAAKAAMAIGADAVMAEVHPDPAVALSDSAQQMDIPEFNEFMKELKAFRGR; via the coding sequence ATGGCATCACAAGAATTAGATCGTTTACGCTCTCAAATTGATCAAATGAACCTACAAATTTTAGAATTATTAAATGAAAGAGGTCGTCTTGTTCAAGAGGTTGGTAAGTTGAAAGAAGTACAAGGTGTGAAACGATTTGATCCTGTACGTGAGCGTAATATGCTTGATTTAATTGCTGAGAAGAATGATGGACCGTTTGAAACATCAACTCTTCAACATATTTTTAAACAAATTTTTCAAACAAGCCTAGAATTACAAGAAGATGATCACCGTAAAGCACTTCTTGTTTCACGTAAGACAAAGCCAGAGGATACGATTGTTGATATAAAAGGTGAAAAAATTGGTGATGGCAATCCTCACTTTATTATGGGACCATGTGCGGTTGAAAGTTATGAGCAAGTGCGCCAAGTTGCGGAAGCAATGAAGGAACAAGGGTTAAAGCTAATGCGCGGCGGTGCATTCAAACCTCGTACATCGCCGTATGATTTCCAAGGGCTTGGCTTAGAAGGCTTGCAAATTTTACGACAAGTGGCGGATGAATATGATTTAGCGGTCATTAGTGAAATTTTAAATCCGAATGATATTGAAAGGGCATTAGATTATGTTGATGTCATTCAAATTGGTGCTCGTAATATGCAAAACTTCGATCTACTCAAGGCTGCTGGATCGGTGAAAAAGCCAGTATTGTTAAAACGTGGTTTATCAGCAACGATTGAAGAATTTATGTATGCGGCAGAATATATTATTGCACAAGGTAACGGAGATATTATTTTATGTGAGCGCGGCATCAGGACGTATGAAAAGGCAACGCGTAATACGCTTGATATTTCTGCTGTGCCAATTTTGAAGAAAGAAACACATTTACCTGTCGTAGTGGATGTAACGCACTCTACAGGACGACGTGATCTCTTATTACCAGCTGCAAAAGCAGCGATGGCAATCGGTGCTGATGCGGTTATGGCTGAAGTACATCCGGACCCGGCTGTTGCGTTATCAGATTCAGCGCAACAAATGGATATTCCAGAATTCAATGAGTTTATGAAAGAATTAAAAGCATTCCGCGGTAGATAG